In Pseudoalteromonas sp. '520P1 No. 423', the following proteins share a genomic window:
- a CDS encoding TonB-dependent receptor domain-containing protein encodes MKTYQLSKITGALVFALGLSTSAMAADTSSAMRGKILTPQGDAASNVKITVVHQPTGTSRELTTNENGVFVAKGLRVGGPYTVVIDSDTYSDDMLENIYLSLGQTERVKAQLESKKMETIEVSGVRVLQDVGGASSVFGQATIDNMPSFNKDIKDVARLNPLASINGNGEMTIAGGNPRSNSLTVDGIGQNDDFGLNFGGYATQQPPVSLDAIEQVSVDVSPFSAKKGNFGGGTINAVTKSGTNEFKFFGFAEQSTPELAGDRSVLQQETYTEKGELPNGDKYYPGNAILDETGHKTFSTNKVKPSNTDTRFGFNVGGPLIQDELFFFVNYSNWKSVNEVDYGFKGSGATNEYNMTQDDFNSFMNTLNNTYGIQDSLGGDVEDSNETLLVKLSWNASDSHRADFTYQWQDDQDARGATFGGQNIALNSRRANYVTKFDNFAVKLYSDWTDELSTEIGVSYKDVSSDTINNSNFGSVKVSQGRDQPSVEFGAKGTNHDNHSQTKNLIVSFDGSYLLDDHEIKFGAQYENLNLYNLFAQDSLGSWTFDDFELFENQKIGKYDFRYSNAYTNDSADTAYDASRSTLALYLEDTFYVTDDLELTAGVRYERLSSDDKPTLNTNFYETNGISNQENLDGKDVILPRVGFKYYATDDVVVRGGIGRFQGGIPNVWYNNPFTMDGITLVSAPSSATNGYYQDENNIVDSFTVPQEIKDSLEAGAGSVNYIDPEFDLPTSLRAQIGVDYTVDIPMIGEGFLWSSELMYQKKENEAVWVNTGIFDSGERAADGVRVINESIYEDNFDIMMTNAEDDGRSIIFSTSLAKSWDNGVSMTMSYAHQDIEENHVGSASQGQGNYKHNIIKNRNQDMVSRGFYEVEHSFKLNLGYSTEFFAGYATSFNMFFERRSGRPFSYTMGMYKDGDFGDTSAFWSQGAYLPYIPTGADDPNVNWEDSKVSWDELKGYLDEAGISPSGKILDRNTATQPWVTTMDISIKQDIPGFAEGHSGQIYFMVDNFANLLNSDWGVEKKIKYANQVVYDFGGLDENGKYIIHKPYGGRDTRNYNTIAGGSAWQAKIGVSYKF; translated from the coding sequence ATGAAAACTTATCAACTTTCGAAGATCACTGGCGCGTTAGTTTTTGCGTTAGGTTTATCGACAAGCGCAATGGCAGCAGACACCTCTTCTGCTATGCGTGGTAAAATATTAACACCACAAGGTGATGCTGCAAGTAATGTTAAAATTACTGTCGTTCATCAGCCTACAGGTACATCAAGAGAATTAACAACAAATGAAAATGGTGTATTTGTTGCTAAAGGCTTACGTGTTGGTGGTCCTTACACAGTTGTTATTGATTCTGATACTTACTCTGATGATATGTTAGAGAATATCTACTTATCTTTAGGTCAAACAGAGCGTGTTAAAGCTCAGCTTGAATCTAAGAAGATGGAAACGATAGAAGTATCGGGAGTAAGAGTTTTACAGGATGTTGGTGGCGCAAGTAGCGTTTTTGGACAAGCAACGATTGATAATATGCCTAGCTTTAATAAAGATATTAAAGACGTTGCACGTTTAAACCCATTAGCCAGCATTAATGGTAATGGTGAGATGACTATTGCCGGTGGTAATCCACGTTCAAATAGCCTTACAGTAGATGGCATCGGTCAAAATGATGACTTCGGTCTTAATTTTGGTGGGTATGCAACGCAACAACCTCCTGTATCATTGGATGCCATTGAACAAGTATCCGTTGATGTGTCACCATTTTCTGCCAAAAAAGGCAATTTCGGTGGTGGTACTATTAATGCAGTAACAAAATCAGGTACCAATGAGTTTAAATTCTTTGGCTTTGCAGAGCAATCAACTCCTGAACTCGCTGGTGATCGCTCAGTATTACAGCAAGAAACTTATACTGAAAAAGGTGAATTACCTAATGGTGATAAATATTACCCAGGTAATGCTATATTGGACGAAACTGGCCACAAGACTTTTTCTACTAATAAAGTTAAACCAAGCAATACAGATACACGTTTTGGTTTTAATGTGGGTGGACCTTTAATACAAGATGAGTTGTTTTTCTTTGTAAACTACAGTAATTGGAAAAGTGTAAATGAAGTAGATTATGGATTCAAAGGTAGCGGTGCTACCAATGAATATAATATGACTCAAGATGACTTCAACAGCTTTATGAATACGCTAAACAATACTTATGGTATTCAAGATTCATTAGGTGGTGATGTTGAAGACAGTAACGAAACTTTATTAGTAAAATTAAGTTGGAATGCATCAGATAGCCATCGTGCAGATTTCACTTATCAATGGCAAGACGATCAAGATGCACGCGGTGCAACTTTTGGCGGTCAAAACATAGCATTAAATTCTCGTCGTGCAAATTATGTGACTAAATTTGATAACTTTGCAGTTAAGCTTTACTCTGATTGGACTGATGAACTTTCCACTGAAATAGGTGTAAGTTACAAAGACGTTTCATCAGATACAATAAATAATTCAAACTTTGGTAGCGTAAAAGTTAGCCAAGGTCGTGATCAACCTTCTGTTGAATTTGGTGCGAAAGGTACCAATCATGATAATCATTCACAAACTAAAAATTTAATTGTTTCATTTGATGGTAGTTACTTACTTGACGATCATGAAATCAAGTTTGGTGCGCAATACGAAAATTTAAATCTGTATAACTTATTTGCCCAAGACTCGTTAGGTTCTTGGACTTTTGATGACTTTGAATTGTTTGAAAATCAAAAAATTGGTAAATATGATTTTAGATATTCAAATGCTTATACAAATGATTCAGCTGATACTGCTTATGATGCTTCACGTAGCACTTTAGCGCTATATTTAGAAGATACATTTTATGTTACTGATGATTTAGAGTTAACTGCGGGTGTTCGTTATGAAAGATTATCATCAGACGATAAACCTACTTTAAACACTAATTTCTACGAAACAAATGGCATTTCAAATCAAGAAAACTTAGACGGTAAAGATGTGATCTTACCTCGAGTTGGTTTTAAGTATTATGCTACAGATGATGTGGTAGTGCGTGGTGGTATTGGCCGCTTCCAAGGTGGTATTCCAAATGTTTGGTATAACAACCCATTCACTATGGATGGTATTACTTTAGTATCAGCACCAAGTTCTGCTACTAATGGGTATTATCAAGATGAAAACAATATCGTTGATTCATTTACAGTTCCGCAAGAAATAAAAGATTCTCTTGAAGCAGGTGCAGGTAGTGTAAATTACATCGATCCTGAATTTGACTTACCAACAAGTTTACGTGCGCAAATTGGTGTTGATTACACCGTTGATATTCCTATGATAGGTGAAGGTTTTCTTTGGTCTTCTGAATTAATGTACCAAAAGAAAGAAAATGAAGCTGTTTGGGTAAATACAGGTATTTTTGATTCTGGTGAGCGTGCGGCTGATGGTGTTCGTGTTATTAATGAAAGTATCTATGAAGATAACTTCGATATTATGATGACAAACGCTGAAGATGATGGTCGTTCTATTATTTTCTCAACATCTCTAGCTAAAAGCTGGGATAATGGTGTAAGCATGACTATGAGTTATGCACATCAAGATATCGAAGAAAATCATGTAGGTTCTGCATCTCAAGGTCAAGGTAACTACAAACATAATATCATAAAGAACCGAAACCAAGATATGGTATCTCGTGGTTTTTATGAAGTTGAGCACAGCTTTAAATTAAACTTAGGGTATTCAACTGAGTTCTTTGCTGGGTATGCGACGAGCTTTAATATGTTCTTTGAGCGTCGTTCAGGTCGTCCGTTCAGTTATACAATGGGTATGTATAAAGACGGAGATTTTGGCGATACTTCTGCATTTTGGTCACAAGGCGCTTACTTACCTTATATCCCTACAGGAGCTGATGATCCAAATGTAAACTGGGAAGACTCAAAGGTTTCATGGGATGAACTTAAAGGTTATTTAGATGAAGCTGGAATTTCACCTTCAGGTAAAATTCTTGATCGAAATACAGCTACTCAGCCTTGGGTAACAACTATGGATATTAGTATTAAACAAGATATTCCTGGTTTTGCAGAAGGTCATTCAGGTCAAATTTACTTCATGGTAGATAACTTTGCTAACCTGCTTAACAGCGATTGGGGTGTAGAGAAGAAGATTAAATATGCCAACCAAGTGGTTTATGATTTTGGTGGTTTAGACGAAAATGGTAAATACATAATACATAAACCATACGGCGGCCGAGATACACGTAATTATAATACGATTGCTGGTGGTTCTGCATGGCAAGCTAAGATTGGCGTAAGCTACAAGTTCTAA